The following are encoded together in the Hyalangium ruber genome:
- a CDS encoding dipeptidyl-peptidase 3 family protein yields MTRSLLSLLSAVLLAGAARADEPKPTSYPDAAQLQRMTARFAPVDLQVDTSKLPANEKRALAKMVQAAQLMDTLFLRQVWAGNETLLLELVQDTTPLGRARLHAFLLNKGPWSRLDEARPFIPGVPAKPEEGNFYPAGATKADLEKWVKALPETQQREATGFYTTLRRAPDGKLISVPFSVEYQGELVQAAQLLREAAALTQQPTLKAFLSARADAFLSNDYYASDVAWMELDATVEPTIGPYEVYEDNWFNYKAAFEAFITLRDDAETQKLSRFSSELQGLENALPIDPKMRNPKLGALAPIRVVNSVFSSGDANRGVQTAAFNLPNDERVTAEKGSKRVMLKNVQEAKFQRVLQPIAKVALAAKDRKDVSFEAFFTHILMHELMHGLGPHNISVSGKETTVRQALQSSSSAIEEAKADISGLWALQQLVNKGSLDKALERTMYTTYLASMFRSIRFGVDEAHGKGVALQLNYFLDTGAVKVNADGTFAIVPEKIQASVTDLTKQLMELQGRGDRAQAEALLAKLGVVRPEVKRVLDRLQNVPVDIEPRFVTADQLVREFGGSEPTKP; encoded by the coding sequence ATGACACGCTCCCTCCTGTCTCTCCTCTCGGCGGTGCTCCTCGCGGGCGCCGCACGGGCCGATGAGCCCAAGCCCACTTCCTACCCGGATGCCGCCCAGCTCCAGCGCATGACGGCGCGCTTCGCCCCGGTGGACCTCCAGGTCGACACCTCCAAGCTCCCCGCCAACGAGAAGCGCGCCCTCGCCAAGATGGTGCAGGCCGCGCAGCTGATGGACACCCTCTTCCTGCGCCAGGTGTGGGCCGGCAACGAGACGCTGCTCCTGGAGTTGGTGCAGGACACGACGCCCCTGGGCCGCGCGCGGCTGCACGCGTTCCTCCTCAACAAGGGCCCCTGGTCCCGCCTGGACGAGGCGCGCCCCTTCATCCCCGGCGTGCCCGCCAAGCCCGAGGAGGGCAACTTCTACCCGGCCGGTGCCACCAAGGCCGACCTCGAGAAATGGGTGAAGGCACTGCCCGAGACCCAGCAGCGAGAGGCCACCGGCTTCTACACCACCCTGCGCCGCGCGCCGGACGGCAAGCTCATCTCCGTGCCCTTCAGCGTGGAGTACCAGGGAGAGCTCGTCCAAGCCGCCCAGCTCCTGCGCGAGGCGGCGGCGCTCACCCAGCAGCCCACGCTCAAGGCTTTCCTCTCCGCACGCGCCGACGCCTTCCTCTCCAACGACTACTACGCGAGCGATGTGGCCTGGATGGAGCTGGACGCCACCGTCGAGCCCACCATCGGGCCCTACGAGGTCTACGAGGACAACTGGTTCAACTACAAGGCCGCCTTCGAGGCCTTCATCACCCTGCGCGACGACGCGGAGACCCAGAAGCTCTCGCGCTTCAGCTCCGAGCTGCAGGGCCTGGAGAACGCCCTCCCCATCGATCCGAAGATGCGCAACCCGAAGCTCGGCGCGCTGGCGCCCATCCGGGTCGTCAACAGCGTCTTCTCCTCGGGTGACGCCAACCGGGGCGTGCAGACGGCCGCCTTCAACCTGCCCAACGATGAGCGCGTCACCGCCGAGAAGGGCAGCAAGCGGGTGATGCTCAAGAACGTGCAGGAGGCCAAGTTCCAGCGCGTGCTCCAGCCCATCGCCAAGGTGGCGCTCGCCGCCAAGGACCGCAAGGACGTCTCCTTCGAGGCCTTCTTCACCCACATCCTCATGCACGAGCTGATGCACGGGCTGGGGCCCCACAACATCTCCGTGAGCGGCAAGGAGACCACGGTGCGCCAGGCGCTCCAGTCCTCCTCCAGCGCCATCGAGGAGGCCAAGGCGGACATCTCCGGCCTCTGGGCCCTGCAGCAGCTGGTGAACAAGGGCTCCCTGGACAAGGCGCTGGAGCGCACCATGTACACCACCTATCTGGCCTCCATGTTCCGCTCCATCCGCTTTGGCGTGGACGAGGCCCACGGCAAGGGCGTGGCGCTCCAGCTCAACTACTTCCTGGACACCGGCGCGGTGAAGGTGAACGCGGATGGCACCTTCGCCATCGTTCCCGAGAAGATCCAGGCCTCGGTGACGGACCTGACCAAGCAGCTCATGGAGCTGCAGGGCCGCGGAGACCGCGCCCAGGCCGAAGCCCTGCTCGCGAAGCTGGGCGTGGTGCGCCCCGAGGTGAAGCGCGTGCTCGACCGGCTGCAGAACGTCCCCGTGGACATCGAGCCGCGCTTCGTCACCGCCGACCAGCTCGTGCGTGAGTTCGGTGGCTCCGAGCCGACCAAGCCATAA
- a CDS encoding restriction endonuclease: protein MEQIRTLDRLGLLRLWDWLLEGKPVDGWAEGKAFEYLILRAFEVETAHVVWPYFVSRSEQIDGAVFVDGMSCLVESKQQAHRLGFGPIARFKARLDRRPSAAIGLLFSSSGFTEPAVEEATRHPTRNVLLWKGADITHALMNGMRAGLQLKWRKAVEQATPDYQLGSEEDA, encoded by the coding sequence GTGGAGCAGATACGCACATTGGACCGGCTGGGCCTGCTCCGACTCTGGGACTGGCTCTTGGAGGGGAAGCCCGTCGACGGGTGGGCGGAGGGGAAAGCGTTCGAATACCTCATCCTTCGCGCCTTCGAGGTGGAGACAGCCCACGTCGTCTGGCCCTATTTCGTGAGCAGGTCCGAGCAGATCGATGGCGCTGTCTTCGTTGATGGCATGTCCTGCCTCGTTGAGTCCAAGCAACAGGCCCATCGCCTCGGCTTTGGCCCCATCGCCCGATTCAAGGCCCGGCTGGATCGTCGTCCCTCCGCCGCCATCGGCCTCCTGTTCAGCTCCAGCGGCTTCACGGAGCCAGCCGTCGAGGAAGCCACGCGGCACCCCACCCGAAATGTCCTGCTGTGGAAGGGCGCCGACATCACCCACGCGTTGATGAACGGTATGCGCGCAGGGCTCCAGCTCAAGTGGCGGAAGGCCGTGGAACAGGCCACGCCTGACTACCAGCTCGGCAGCGAGGAGGACGCTTGA
- the htpG gene encoding molecular chaperone HtpG — protein MSVEPQRETHSFQAEINQLLNLVINSLYSHKEIFLRELVSNASDALDKLRFRAITEPELLGDTPALEVRLIPDAEKGTLTIEDTGVGMTHDELVKNLGTIAHSGSREFLESLAQRGQQDVNLIGQFGVGFYSAYLVADRVEVVSRAAGKDSAAFRWTSEAKGTFTVEPAERASRGTAITLHLKPDQKEFLDEWRLRSLITQYSDYVGHPILLQVKKPSEVIDASTGEKGTTTSFETVNKASALWQRPKSELTDEQYQEFYKHLTHDFEPPLAWTHFKTDGHQQFTGLIFLPKNKPFDLDAAGKRRGVRLFVKRVFIMDDCEELLPPWLRFVRGVVDSDDLPLNVSRELLQDSAVVRSIRKHVVKKTLDLMEKLSKDKPEDYLTLWKSFGAILKEGLTSETEHREKLGALVRYESSRDEGLTSLADYVSRMKEGQQAIYYVFGESRKALEGSPHLEALRKRGYEVLYLTDAVDEWAAQGLREFSGKPLVSALQADLKLQETDEEKREKEQRSEGLKALTERMKEVLKDAIREVRVSDRLTDSPVCLVLPEGGSPAFLERLLREHGRNMPRAKRILEVNPTHPVIEHLRKLTEKDAGSAQVAEWIELLHDQALLTEGSTLEDPNRFAKRMTGLLTQLASGSNAPA, from the coding sequence ATGTCCGTCGAACCCCAGCGCGAAACCCATTCGTTCCAGGCCGAGATCAACCAGCTGCTCAACCTGGTCATCAACTCGCTCTACAGCCACAAGGAGATCTTCCTGCGTGAGCTGGTATCCAACGCGTCCGACGCGCTGGACAAGCTGCGCTTCCGCGCCATCACCGAGCCCGAGCTGCTCGGGGACACACCCGCACTCGAAGTCCGCCTCATCCCGGACGCGGAGAAGGGCACGCTCACCATCGAGGACACCGGCGTCGGCATGACGCATGACGAGCTGGTGAAGAACCTGGGCACCATCGCCCACTCCGGCTCGCGCGAGTTCCTCGAGTCGCTGGCCCAGCGCGGGCAGCAGGACGTCAACCTCATCGGCCAGTTCGGCGTGGGCTTCTACAGCGCCTACCTCGTCGCCGACCGGGTGGAGGTGGTGAGCCGCGCCGCTGGCAAGGACTCGGCCGCCTTCCGGTGGACCTCGGAGGCCAAGGGCACCTTCACCGTGGAGCCCGCCGAGCGCGCCTCGCGCGGCACCGCCATCACCCTGCACCTCAAGCCGGACCAGAAGGAGTTTCTGGACGAGTGGCGCCTGCGCTCGCTCATCACCCAGTACTCGGACTACGTCGGCCACCCCATCCTGCTCCAGGTGAAGAAGCCCTCGGAGGTCATCGACGCCAGCACCGGCGAGAAGGGCACCACCACCTCCTTCGAGACGGTCAACAAGGCCAGCGCGCTCTGGCAGCGCCCGAAGTCGGAGCTCACCGACGAGCAGTACCAGGAGTTCTACAAGCACCTCACCCACGACTTCGAGCCGCCGCTGGCGTGGACGCACTTCAAGACGGACGGCCACCAGCAGTTCACCGGCCTCATCTTCCTGCCCAAGAACAAGCCGTTCGACCTGGACGCCGCCGGCAAGCGGCGCGGGGTGCGGCTGTTCGTCAAGCGCGTCTTCATCATGGACGACTGCGAGGAGCTGCTGCCGCCCTGGCTGCGCTTCGTGCGCGGCGTGGTGGACTCGGATGACCTGCCGCTCAACGTCTCGCGCGAGCTGCTGCAGGACTCGGCGGTGGTGCGCTCCATCCGCAAGCACGTGGTGAAGAAGACGCTCGACCTGATGGAGAAGCTCTCCAAGGACAAGCCGGAGGACTACCTCACCCTGTGGAAGAGCTTCGGCGCCATCCTCAAGGAGGGGCTCACCTCCGAGACCGAGCACCGCGAGAAGCTGGGCGCGCTGGTGCGCTACGAGAGCAGCCGCGACGAGGGGCTCACCTCGCTGGCCGACTACGTGTCGCGGATGAAGGAGGGCCAGCAGGCCATCTATTACGTCTTCGGTGAGTCGCGGAAGGCGCTGGAGGGCTCGCCCCACCTGGAGGCGCTGCGCAAGCGAGGCTACGAGGTGCTCTACCTCACCGACGCGGTGGACGAGTGGGCAGCCCAGGGCTTGCGCGAGTTCAGCGGCAAGCCGCTCGTGTCCGCGCTGCAGGCGGACCTGAAGCTCCAGGAGACGGACGAGGAGAAACGCGAGAAGGAGCAGCGCTCCGAGGGCCTCAAGGCGCTCACCGAGCGGATGAAGGAGGTGCTCAAGGACGCCATCCGCGAGGTGCGCGTGTCGGATCGCCTCACCGACTCGCCGGTGTGCCTGGTGCTGCCCGAGGGCGGCTCACCCGCCTTCCTGGAGCGCCTGCTGCGCGAGCACGGGCGGAACATGCCTCGCGCCAAGCGCATCCTCGAGGTGAACCCCACCCACCCCGTCATCGAGCACCTGCGCAAGCTGACCGAGAAGGATGCGGGCTCGGCGCAGGTGGCCGAGTGGATCGAGCTGCTCCACGACCAGGCACTGCTCACCGAGGGCAGCACGCTGGAGGACCCCAACCGCTTCGCGAAGCGGATGACGGGGCTGCTCACCCAGCTGGCCTCTGGCTCCAACGCCCCGGCCTGA
- a CDS encoding serine/threonine-protein kinase, giving the protein MSEDDKTHSRIGAAASLALLDSGRVGPGTVLKSTYRIEAELGSGGMGTVFRATHLGLDKTMAVKVLSPRAVASPESLARFEREAKVAGKVNHPAMTHVIDFGVEQGTPYIVMEFVAGVELAELISRHGALAPRQAVAVMRQTVSLLRAAHALGIVHRDLKPSNIKVIEEAPDNGQLFVKVLDFGIAKVVGDIAGQLTSEGMMVGTPAYMAPEQISGKPIDGRTDLYSAGLIFHEMLGGVRAFQGETIARILHAQMTEPPPPLALPLPDVVLQTLRKFYEKRPEDRFQDAAEADRALVACEEALRSFSAASATGSGPLPRPAPLQGSPSEVFSATMRRPESAELSNPPPAATPAPSPLVTPHRPAPAIATDRQPAPAIGVQRPLTPMPPGVHGPHPPGPGRPVPAPPVRSSGAAKGCLIAVLAVGVMVFIVGVGAILWVVESGILNELDEGSAHDDPHAYAGPTAYPMGVVPQEAVPPQDLMAPGCYVSEVTFGSTRDESGHYGPWDLLEVGSRSPVSCDSVRAKKPSRDEQELLEAWPSEEQILRMQVLSSMPHSPDDPDTRRKVVRVHTRMSEELP; this is encoded by the coding sequence ATGAGCGAAGACGACAAGACGCACTCGAGGATCGGGGCGGCGGCCTCGCTTGCCCTGCTGGACTCGGGGAGGGTCGGCCCGGGGACGGTGCTCAAGAGCACCTACCGCATCGAGGCCGAGCTGGGCAGCGGCGGCATGGGCACCGTCTTCCGCGCCACGCACCTGGGGCTGGACAAGACCATGGCGGTGAAGGTGCTCTCGCCGCGCGCGGTCGCCTCTCCCGAGAGCCTCGCGCGCTTCGAGCGAGAAGCGAAGGTGGCGGGCAAGGTGAACCACCCGGCGATGACGCACGTCATCGACTTCGGGGTGGAGCAGGGCACTCCCTACATCGTCATGGAGTTCGTGGCGGGCGTGGAGCTGGCGGAGCTCATCTCGCGGCACGGAGCCCTGGCGCCCCGGCAGGCCGTTGCGGTGATGCGGCAGACCGTCTCGCTGCTGCGCGCCGCGCACGCGCTGGGCATCGTCCACCGCGACCTCAAGCCCTCCAACATCAAGGTGATCGAGGAGGCTCCCGATAACGGGCAGCTCTTCGTGAAGGTGCTCGACTTCGGCATCGCCAAGGTGGTGGGCGACATCGCCGGGCAGCTGACCAGCGAAGGGATGATGGTCGGCACGCCGGCGTACATGGCGCCCGAGCAGATCTCCGGCAAGCCGATCGACGGGCGCACGGACCTGTACTCCGCCGGCCTCATCTTCCACGAGATGCTTGGCGGTGTGCGCGCGTTCCAGGGAGAGACCATCGCGCGCATCCTCCACGCGCAGATGACGGAGCCGCCGCCGCCTCTCGCGCTCCCTCTGCCGGACGTGGTGCTCCAGACGCTGCGGAAGTTCTACGAGAAGCGCCCCGAGGATCGCTTCCAGGACGCGGCGGAGGCGGACCGCGCGCTCGTGGCCTGCGAGGAGGCGCTGCGCTCGTTCTCCGCGGCTTCGGCAACAGGCTCCGGGCCACTGCCGCGTCCCGCGCCACTCCAGGGCTCGCCCTCCGAGGTGTTCTCCGCCACGATGCGGCGTCCCGAGTCGGCGGAGCTCTCGAATCCACCTCCAGCGGCCACGCCCGCTCCCTCGCCGCTCGTCACCCCGCACCGACCGGCTCCCGCGATCGCGACGGATCGGCAGCCCGCCCCCGCCATCGGGGTCCAACGGCCGCTCACGCCGATGCCGCCCGGGGTCCATGGGCCGCATCCTCCAGGGCCGGGAAGGCCTGTCCCCGCTCCACCGGTGCGCTCCTCGGGCGCGGCGAAGGGGTGTCTCATCGCCGTGCTGGCCGTGGGGGTGATGGTCTTCATCGTCGGCGTCGGAGCCATCCTGTGGGTCGTGGAGAGCGGCATCCTCAATGAGCTCGATGAGGGCTCCGCCCATGACGATCCCCATGCGTACGCGGGGCCGACCGCCTACCCCATGGGGGTCGTGCCCCAGGAGGCTGTCCCGCCCCAGGACCTGATGGCCCCAGGCTGCTACGTCTCCGAAGTCACGTTTGGCTCCACTCGGGACGAGTCGGGCCACTACGGGCCGTGGGACCTCCTGGAGGTGGGCTCACGCTCGCCAGTCTCCTGTGACTCCGTGCGCGCGAAGAAGCCGAGCCGCGACGAGCAGGAACTGCTCGAGGCCTGGCCCTCCGAGGAGCAGATCCTGCGGATGCAGGTGCTCTCCTCCATGCCGCACTCGCCGGATGACCCGGACACCCGACGCAAGGTGGTGCGCGTCCACACGCGGATGTCCGAGGAGCTTCCCTGA
- a CDS encoding serine/threonine-protein kinase, whose translation MSEDNKTQLAGQVTDSPAKSPALHITPGMVLKGTYRIDAELGSGGMGTVFRATHLGLEKIMAVKVLSPRAVSTPDSLARFEREAKVAGKVNHPAMTHVIDFGVEQGTPYIVMEFVAGKELADIIEREGPMPPRRAVAVMRQIVSLLRAAHALGIVHRDLKPANVKVLHDAADESQLFVKVLDFGVAKVVDDVSGQLTSEGMLVGTPAYMAPEQISGKPIDGRTDLYSAGLIFHEMLSGTRAFKGETIARLLLAQLNDPPPALTVPVPDIVRQTLQKFYEKRPEDRFQDAAEADRALMACEDVLRPPSANLVAAAVLPQSSDSTSGVRTLTLHPNPVEADAAKKPPSSVAFSDSLVKEGKSIEEPALVAPPAPVVVVPEPVPVPVSPPVPPVPVAPPPQAVQPRSSSGKGTLFAVLGVAFVLLVGGLGGAVWAWTSGRLAGVIPFAPTGDRGTPTDSGSTGSEPVATRPSTDPGQPTELTEPQEPVKNEPPPTEPEPTVVAGTETPTETPEAPETAPTDDPQGTPETGEAAGDAPQGEDTPVAEAVAPGCYTVVVAFESSRDGAGKYEPWMPRSVDSRTPINCSAVPKFGEINNAQGLYDHWPDSPSEKLLYSKPLSFQPEKKGEPNTRRMVVKAYTRVSEGTR comes from the coding sequence ATGAGCGAAGACAACAAAACCCAGCTCGCGGGGCAGGTTACCGACTCCCCAGCCAAGTCTCCCGCGCTGCACATCACCCCAGGCATGGTGCTCAAGGGCACCTACCGCATCGACGCCGAGCTGGGCAGCGGTGGCATGGGCACCGTCTTTCGCGCCACGCACCTGGGGCTCGAGAAGATCATGGCGGTGAAGGTGCTCTCGCCGCGCGCCGTCTCCACGCCTGACAGCCTCGCGCGCTTCGAGCGGGAGGCGAAGGTGGCGGGCAAGGTGAACCACCCGGCGATGACGCACGTCATCGACTTCGGGGTGGAGCAGGGCACCCCCTACATCGTCATGGAGTTCGTGGCCGGCAAGGAGCTGGCCGACATCATCGAGCGCGAGGGGCCCATGCCGCCCCGGCGCGCGGTGGCGGTGATGCGGCAGATCGTCTCGCTGCTGCGCGCCGCGCATGCGCTGGGCATCGTCCACCGCGACCTCAAGCCGGCCAATGTGAAGGTGCTCCACGACGCGGCGGACGAGAGCCAGCTGTTCGTGAAGGTGCTCGACTTCGGCGTCGCCAAGGTGGTGGATGACGTCTCCGGGCAGTTGACCAGCGAGGGGATGCTGGTGGGCACGCCGGCGTACATGGCGCCCGAGCAGATCTCCGGCAAGCCGATCGACGGACGCACGGACCTGTACTCCGCCGGCCTCATCTTCCACGAGATGCTCAGCGGCACGCGGGCCTTCAAGGGCGAGACGATCGCGCGCCTGTTGTTGGCGCAGCTGAACGATCCGCCTCCGGCGTTGACGGTGCCGGTGCCGGACATCGTCCGCCAGACTTTGCAGAAGTTCTACGAGAAGCGCCCCGAGGACCGCTTCCAGGACGCGGCGGAGGCGGACCGCGCGCTCATGGCCTGCGAGGACGTGCTGCGCCCTCCGTCGGCGAACCTCGTGGCGGCCGCGGTGCTGCCGCAGTCCAGCGACTCCACCAGCGGGGTCCGCACGCTCACGCTCCACCCGAATCCCGTCGAGGCGGACGCCGCGAAGAAGCCCCCCTCGTCGGTCGCCTTCTCGGACTCGCTGGTGAAGGAGGGGAAGTCCATCGAGGAGCCCGCGCTCGTGGCCCCGCCGGCGCCGGTGGTGGTGGTTCCGGAGCCCGTGCCCGTGCCTGTGAGCCCGCCTGTTCCCCCCGTGCCCGTGGCCCCGCCACCGCAGGCCGTCCAGCCCAGGAGTTCCTCGGGGAAGGGGACGCTGTTCGCGGTGTTGGGGGTGGCCTTCGTGCTCCTGGTGGGAGGCCTGGGCGGCGCCGTATGGGCGTGGACGAGCGGTCGGCTGGCGGGAGTCATTCCCTTCGCGCCCACTGGGGATCGGGGCACGCCCACGGACTCGGGGAGCACGGGAAGCGAGCCCGTCGCGACCCGGCCGTCCACGGACCCAGGCCAGCCCACCGAGCTCACCGAGCCGCAAGAGCCCGTGAAGAACGAGCCCCCGCCCACGGAGCCCGAGCCCACGGTCGTCGCGGGGACGGAGACGCCCACGGAGACTCCGGAGGCCCCGGAGACGGCGCCCACGGATGACCCGCAGGGAACCCCGGAGACCGGGGAGGCAGCGGGCGATGCGCCCCAGGGTGAGGACACGCCGGTCGCGGAGGCGGTGGCTCCGGGCTGCTACACCGTCGTGGTGGCGTTCGAGTCGAGCCGCGACGGGGCTGGAAAGTACGAGCCCTGGATGCCTCGGTCGGTCGATTCGCGGACGCCCATCAACTGCTCCGCCGTGCCGAAGTTTGGCGAGATCAACAACGCGCAGGGGCTGTACGACCACTGGCCCGACTCGCCCTCGGAGAAGCTCCTCTATTCGAAGCCTCTCTCCTTCCAGCCCGAGAAGAAGGGTGAGCCGAACACCCGTAGGATGGTGGTGAAGGCCTATACACGGGTGTCCGAAGGCACTCGCTGA
- a CDS encoding CPBP family intramembrane glutamic endopeptidase, translating into MSERPTHLPWLLAASLAAAVWAVLVHLNPSGSWALQKVFCAGWLALAWKALGPGERLRVRPTLREVLLGVGVGVGMVAISAGLTWSVCVGSELALCAPAKTLAARAAEVQVGSMVGIGLIIVPAEELFWHGAVHGALRPRVGRAGSAALSTALLSLSYLGVGEWELALVVLPTFLVWGLLTEWRRNLVSACVSHALWTLSMIPLMARAFG; encoded by the coding sequence GTGAGTGAGCGTCCCACGCACCTGCCCTGGCTGCTGGCGGCCAGTCTCGCCGCGGCGGTCTGGGCGGTGCTCGTCCACCTGAACCCCTCCGGCTCCTGGGCCCTGCAGAAGGTGTTCTGCGCGGGCTGGCTGGCGCTCGCCTGGAAAGCGCTGGGGCCCGGGGAGCGACTCCGGGTGCGGCCCACCCTCCGGGAGGTGCTGCTGGGAGTGGGGGTCGGGGTGGGGATGGTGGCGATCTCCGCCGGGCTGACGTGGAGCGTGTGCGTGGGTTCGGAGCTGGCCCTCTGCGCGCCCGCGAAGACCCTGGCCGCGCGAGCAGCCGAGGTGCAAGTCGGCTCCATGGTGGGGATCGGGCTGATCATCGTGCCGGCCGAGGAGCTGTTCTGGCATGGCGCCGTGCATGGGGCGCTCCGGCCGAGGGTGGGGCGGGCGGGGAGCGCGGCCCTGTCCACGGCGCTGCTCAGCCTGTCCTACCTCGGGGTTGGAGAGTGGGAGCTGGCGCTGGTGGTGCTGCCCACGTTCCTGGTGTGGGGGCTGCTCACCGAGTGGCGCCGCAACCTTGTGAGCGCGTGCGTGAGCCACGCCCTGTGGACGCTGTCGATGATTCCGCTCATGGCCAGAGCCTTCGGTTAG
- the aroF gene encoding 3-deoxy-7-phosphoheptulonate synthase, with protein MLIVMRPDATPQDIERVNEEIRRRGWAPHAIPGGTRTAIGITGNKGAVEPEPFRVLPGVADAITISQPFKLVSREVKPEDSTMQVGNLTVGGKTIHVIAGPCSVETREQIVGTAQAVKKAGATMLRGGAFKPRTSPYEFQGLKNDGLSLLAEARKETGLLVTTEVKDTATLAQVAETADILQIGARNMQNFSLLEAVGDTRKPVLLKRGMSATIKEMLMAAEYIVAKGNTRVILCERGIRTFETMTRNTLDLNAVPMLKSLSHLPVFVDPSHGIGVRKAVPAMMRAAIAVGADGIIVEVHPDPPRALSDGHQSLDFTEFEKAMDEVRAIAGALGRDVAKLG; from the coding sequence ATGCTGATCGTAATGCGACCGGATGCAACGCCTCAGGACATTGAACGGGTCAACGAGGAGATCCGCCGCCGAGGCTGGGCGCCGCACGCGATCCCCGGAGGCACACGCACGGCCATCGGCATCACCGGCAACAAGGGCGCCGTCGAGCCCGAGCCCTTCCGGGTGCTGCCCGGCGTCGCGGACGCGATCACCATCTCCCAGCCCTTCAAGCTCGTCAGCCGCGAGGTGAAGCCCGAAGACAGCACGATGCAGGTGGGCAACCTCACGGTGGGCGGAAAGACGATCCACGTCATCGCCGGCCCGTGCTCGGTGGAGACGCGCGAGCAGATCGTCGGCACCGCGCAGGCGGTGAAGAAGGCGGGCGCCACCATGCTGCGAGGCGGCGCGTTCAAGCCCCGCACCAGCCCCTATGAGTTCCAGGGCCTGAAGAACGACGGCCTGTCGCTGCTGGCCGAGGCGCGCAAGGAGACGGGCCTGCTCGTCACCACCGAGGTGAAGGACACCGCGACGCTGGCCCAGGTGGCCGAGACGGCGGACATCCTCCAGATCGGCGCGCGCAACATGCAGAACTTCTCGCTGCTGGAGGCGGTGGGCGACACGCGCAAGCCGGTGCTCCTCAAGCGCGGCATGAGCGCCACCATCAAGGAGATGCTGATGGCGGCCGAGTACATCGTCGCCAAGGGCAACACCCGCGTCATCCTCTGCGAGCGCGGCATCCGCACCTTCGAGACGATGACGCGCAACACGCTCGACCTGAACGCGGTGCCGATGCTCAAGTCCCTGAGCCACCTGCCGGTGTTCGTGGACCCGTCGCACGGCATCGGCGTACGCAAGGCGGTGCCGGCGATGATGCGCGCGGCCATCGCGGTGGGCGCCGACGGCATCATCGTCGAGGTGCATCCGGATCCGCCGCGGGCGCTCTCCGACGGGCACCAGTCGCTGGACTTCACGGAGTTCGAGAAGGCGATGGACGAGGTGCGCGCCATCGCCGGAGCGCTCGGCCGCGACGTGGCCAAGCTGGGGTAG
- the trpD gene encoding anthranilate phosphoribosyltransferase: protein MTLKEALGKVLSRRDLTREEMAAVMGLMLAGEATAAQVGALAAALRMKGETEDEILGAAEAMRTRAAKLSPRAEVVLDTCGTGGDGAHTFNISTAVAFVAAGAGATVAKHGNRAVSSRCGSADVLAALGLPMERAHEAVSRDIDEHGVGFLFAPSHHSALKHVAQARREMGFHSFFNLLGPLTNPAGARYQLLGTFAGERLEQTARVLGRLGSRRAWVVHGQDGLDEVTPCGPTDVAELREDGTVRMFTVVPEDAGLERVPREAIAGGDAEQNAGILRALLSGERSGVRTAVVLNAAAALVVVGQAVDLREGVERAEAAIDSGAAARKLAALIQGSVA, encoded by the coding sequence ATGACGCTCAAGGAGGCGCTGGGCAAGGTGTTGAGCCGGCGCGACCTCACCCGCGAGGAGATGGCCGCCGTCATGGGGCTGATGCTCGCGGGCGAGGCGACGGCGGCCCAGGTGGGCGCGCTGGCGGCCGCGCTGCGGATGAAGGGCGAGACGGAGGACGAAATCCTTGGGGCGGCGGAGGCCATGCGCACCCGCGCGGCGAAGCTGTCTCCGAGGGCGGAGGTGGTGCTGGACACGTGCGGCACCGGCGGCGACGGGGCGCATACCTTCAACATCTCCACGGCGGTGGCCTTCGTGGCCGCGGGGGCTGGGGCGACGGTGGCCAAGCACGGCAACCGGGCCGTCTCCAGCCGCTGCGGCAGCGCGGACGTGCTGGCGGCGCTGGGCTTGCCCATGGAGCGGGCACACGAGGCGGTGTCCCGGGACATCGACGAGCACGGGGTGGGCTTCCTGTTCGCACCGTCGCACCACAGCGCGCTCAAGCACGTGGCGCAGGCGCGGCGGGAGATGGGCTTCCACAGCTTCTTCAACCTGCTGGGGCCGCTGACGAACCCGGCGGGGGCGCGCTACCAGTTGCTGGGCACGTTCGCTGGCGAGCGGCTGGAGCAGACGGCGCGGGTGCTGGGGCGGCTGGGCAGCCGGCGCGCGTGGGTGGTGCATGGGCAGGACGGGCTGGACGAGGTGACGCCCTGCGGCCCCACGGACGTGGCGGAGCTGCGCGAGGACGGCACGGTGCGCATGTTCACCGTGGTGCCGGAGGACGCGGGCCTGGAGCGGGTGCCTCGCGAAGCCATCGCGGGCGGAGACGCGGAGCAGAACGCGGGGATTCTGCGGGCGCTGCTCTCGGGTGAGCGCTCGGGGGTACGCACGGCGGTGGTGCTCAACGCGGCGGCGGCGCTGGTGGTGGTTGGCCAGGCGGTGGACCTGCGCGAGGGTGTGGAGCGAGCCGAGGCGGCCATCGACTCCGGGGCGGCGGCGCGCAAGCTGGCGGCGCTCATCCAGGGATCCGTGGCGTGA